A segment of the Corylus avellana chromosome ca2, CavTom2PMs-1.0 genome:
CTCCGTATGAGAGCATCATTGGATTCTGCACGTACAACCAAGGAAAAcatattagttaattaaaagaACTCATCAAGAATAAATATAGATACTCTAATCAAGTGCAAACtaagagggagggagagagagagattacttGCTGCAGTCCACATCAGGGTCAATGGGTACAGGAACGTCGATTTTGCAGAGATCGGGAATTTGTTTAGCTTTCTCAGGCTTAACACCCATATCTTTTCCAGCCTTTTTGAAACACTCACACAGAACCTTGCGTGATTCAGGAGTGGTAGCCTGATTCAGCACATTTTGTGCACCTAGGCAACAAGCAGCAGTGGGCGACGCTGGGCCAGAACCCACCAAGAATGACTGGCACGGCAACAAACTTATTAAAGCACTCATGCATGATATGTCATTGGAAGGCCTCCCACTTGCATTTAGGACCAAAAACATCAACCCGAAGGCCAATACAGCACAACCCATCATTTTGTTCTccattaattctcttttgaaaGATTAATAATCGTTTCTTTTCTGCAAATATGAAATGAGCATGGTTTGGAGTATAAGTTcaagctctatttatagagcccTGCCATGAGTACCCTTAATAACTATCATTAAAGTGAAGTTAATAAGCAATTCACTTCTAaggtaaaaaaagaagaaagaaagttaaTAAGTTAATTCATTgccttgtatatatatatgttaaaaacaaaactacaaAACCAATTAAGTTTCTACCTTCCATCTTATAACAAAGGATAATGATAACCCAACTTCTCATTTGTACacatttgaatttatctcatagaTTAGTAGTAAGTTTAAATGTACTCTTGTGATTTCCGTTATATTGATTACTATAAAGAGATACAGCCTATCACTCAGTCGAGTAAGGTAGAACAACATTTcaatcactttattttttgaattgttggaGGGGGTATTTAGCGATGTATAATTGAGTACTTTCCTTTCCTATTGCACCTTTTCACTTATGGTAGAAAAATATTTGTGTACTAATTAAGcaacggaaaacatttt
Coding sequences within it:
- the LOC132173117 gene encoding non-specific lipid-transfer protein A-like; amino-acid sequence: MENKMMGCAVLAFGLMFLVLNASGRPSNDISCMSALISLLPCQSFLVGSGPASPTAACCLGAQNVLNQATTPESRKVLCECFKKAGKDMGVKPEKAKQIPDLCKIDVPVPIDPDVDCSKIQ